Proteins from one Daphnia pulicaria isolate SC F1-1A chromosome 3, SC_F0-13Bv2, whole genome shotgun sequence genomic window:
- the LOC124329513 gene encoding trypsin-1-like isoform X6: protein MKIVILAALFACAMAMPKRMVLPRLPASVILSGKYQLIPEDKIVGGTVVAPNSLPFQVSLQRRSGTGSYSQSCGGSILDANVIIDAAHCVRNANVDVLRVVAGEHSLSQDSGLEQNRNVVSYTIHENYDAQTFENDIALIFMDAPLDLSVPEAKPVLLPPPTSELDPPAGTIVTVSGWGTTSSGGSISDLLRSVDVPVVSDADCDAAYGGTAQRPAVLPSMLCAGDISDGGIDSCQGDSGGPLFTGSGSTAVQHGIVSWGQGCALAGYPGVYTQVSYFLDWIATNRV, encoded by the exons CTATGCCAAAGCGCATGGTGCTGCCTCGCCTTCCGGCTTCGGTCATCCTGAGCGGCAAGTACCAGCTCATCCCCGAAGACAAAATCGTTGGAGGAACAGTTGTGGCACCCAACTCACTCCCTTTTCAGGTTTCTCTGCAACGTCGCAGTGGCACCGGCTCCTATTCCCAGTCGTGCGGTGGCTCCATCCTCGATGCCAACGTCATCATTGACGCTGCCCATTGCGTTAGAAA tGCGAATGTTGACGTTTTGCGCGTCGTTGCTGGTGAACACAGTTTGTCCCAAGACAGTGGCCTGGAACAGAACAGAAACGTCGTTAGCTACACCATCCATGAGAATTATGATGC CCAAACATTTGAGAACGACATAGCCCTGATTTTT ATGGACGCTCCATTGGACTTGAGCGTACCCGAGGCCAAGCCCGTCCTTCTGCCGCCTCCCACTTCCGAATTGGACCCTCCCGCAGGAACCATCGTCACCGTTTCCGGATGGGGAACCACTAGC TCCGGCGGCAGCATTTCTGACCTGCTCCGTAGTGTAGACGTTCCAGTCGTGTCCGACGCTGATTGTGATGCTGCTTATGGTGGCACCGCCCAAAGGCCAGCAGTTTTGCCTTCGATGCTCTGTGCTGGTGACATTTCTGACG GTGGAATCGACTCCTGCCAAGGTGACTCTGGTGGCCCGCTCTTCACTGGCTCTGGCTCAACTGCCGTCCAACACGGAATTGTTTCCTGGGGCCAGGGCTGCGCTCTAGCTGGTTACCCTG GTGTCTACACCCAGGTTTCTTATTTCTTGGACTGGATCGCAACCAACAGAGTTTAA
- the LOC124329513 gene encoding trypsin-1-like isoform X2 yields MKIVILAALFACAMAMPKRMVLPRLPASVILSGKYQLIPEDKIVGGTVVAPNSLPFQVSLQRRSGTGSYSQSCGGSILDANVIINAAHCVMYANVDVLRVVAGEHSLSQSSGLEQNRNVVSYTMHENYIEQTFENDIALIFMDAPLDLSVASAQPVTLPPPTSELDPPAGTIVTVSGWGTTSAGGSISDLLRSVDVPVVSDADCDAAYGGTTQRPAVVPSMICAGDISNGGIDSCQGDSGGPLFTGSGSTAVQHGIVSWGQGCALAGYPGVYTQVSYFLDWIATNRV; encoded by the exons ATGAAGATTGTCATTCTTGCCGCCCTTTTCGCCTGCGCTATGG CAATGCCAAAGCGCATGGTATTGCCACGTCTTCCGGCTTCGGTCATCCTGAGCGGCAAATACCAGCTCATCCCCGAAGACAAAATCGTCGGAGGAACAGTTGTGGCTCCTAACTCACTCCCCTTTCAGGTTTCCCTGCAACGTCGCAGTGGCACCGGCTCCTATTCCCAGTCGTGCGGTGGCTCCATCCTCGATGCCAACGTCATCATCAATGCTGCCCATTGCGttatgta tgCGAATGTTGATGTTTTGCGCGTCGTTGCTGGTGAACACAGTTTGTCCCAGAGCAGTGGCCTCGAACAGAACAGAAACGTCGTTAGCTATACGATGCATGAGAATTATATTGA ACAAACATTTGAGAACGACATAGCCCTGATTTTC ATGGACGCTCCTTTGGACCTGAGTGTTGCCTCTGCCCAGCCTGTCACCCTGCCGCCTCCCACTTCCGAATTAGACCCTCCCGCAGGAACCATTGTCACCGTTTCCGGATGGGGAACCACTAGC GCCGGCGGCAGCATATCTGACCTGCTCCGTAGTGTCGACGTTCCAGTCGTGTCCGACGCTGATTGTGATGCTGCTTATGGTGGCACCACCCAAAGGCCGGCAGTTGTCCCTTCAATGATCTGTGCTGGTGACATTTCCAACG GTGGAATCGACTCCTGCCAAGGTGACTCTGGTGGCCCGCTCTTCACTGGCTCTGGCTCAACTGCCGTCCAACACGGAATTGTTTCCTGGGGCCAGGGCTGCGCTCTAGCTGGTTACCCTG GTGTCTACACCCAGGTTTCTTATTTCTTGGACTGGATCGCAACCAACAGAGTTTAA
- the LOC124329510 gene encoding trypsin-1-like has translation MKLIILATFVACAFGAPHRMVLPRLPVSVILTGKFQFVPEDKIVGGVEVVPNSLPFVVSLQRKFLTLSTHVCAGTILDEKTILTAAHCLDYENATIFQVVAGAHNLSNVSELEQISSVDTYLMHPDYSPITLENDIALIYLSGPRDVLTFNETVQPINLALTGTDDPEPGLSVTVAGWGTTSASGDGSDVLLSVNIPVVSDEECNAAYAGEYNTDPVKPSMMCAGGAPGGLDACQGDSGGPLFVLPVDGNVTNAQQLGIVSWGRGCGLADYPGVYTQLSYYIEWINQNMVPPA, from the exons ATGAAGTTGATTATTCTGGCCACCTTCGTCGCTTGCGCCTTTG GCGCTCCTCACCGGATGGTTTTACCCCGTTTGCCGGTTTCGGTGATCCTCACGGGCAAATTCCAGTTTGTCCCGGAGGACAAAATCGTCGGCGGTGTGGAAGTCGTTCCCAACTCACTTCCGTTTGTGGTCTCGTTGCAGCGCAAGTTTTTGACTTTGTCTACGCATGTGTGCGCTGGCACAATTCTCGACGAAAAAACTATTCTCACCGCTGCTCATTGCCTTGACTA CGAAAATGCAACTATATTTCAAGTGGTGGCTGGAGCACATAACTTGTCAAATGTGAGTGAATTGGAACAAATTTCAAGTGTGGATACGTATTTAATGCATCCCGATTACTCCCCGATAACACTTGAAAATGACATCGCTCTCATTTAC ttgagCGGACCACGCGACGTATTAACCTTCAACGAAACAGTTCAACCGATTAACCTGGCACTCACTGGAACTGATGATCCTGAACCTGGATTGAGTGTGACCGTTGCTGGATGGGGAACAACCAGT GCTAGCGGTGATGGTTCTGACGTTCTGTTGAGCGTTAACATTCCCGTCGTCTCCGACGAAGAATGCAATGCCGCATATGCCGGCGAATACAACACCGATCCCGTTAAACCATCCATGATGTGCGCCGGTGGGGCTCCAG gTGGACTAGACGCGTGCCAGGGAGATTCTGGTGGTCCTCTTTTCGTTCTCCCTGTCGACGGTAATGTTACTAACGCCCAGCAACTTGGGATTGTTTCATGGGGGCGCGGCTGTGGTCTAGCTGATTATCCTG GTGTCTACACTCAATTGTCTTACTACATTGAGTGGATCAACCAAAATATGGTACCGCCAGCATAG
- the LOC124329511 gene encoding trypsin eta-like: MKIIVLAAFFAFALAMPKRMVLPRLPASVILSGKYQLIPEDKIVGGAVVAPNYLPFQVSLQRLSGTTGQYSQSCGGSILDDSTILNAAHCVRGVDPASMLIVAGEHSLSQESGLEQNRFVINTTVHERYDFLTYENDISLIFLESPLDLSVPSARPILLPPPTEEFDPPSGLLLTVSGWGTTSLGGVISDQLRSVDVPVVDDATCNYAYGGSTQNPDVFPSMICAGDMSPGGIDSCQGDSGGPLFLLPLDGNVTEARQIGVVSWGRGCAISAFPGVYTQVSYFLDWIADNRV, from the exons ATGAAGATTATAGTTCTTGCCGCCTTTTTCGCCTTCGCTTTGg CCATGCCGAAGCGCATGGTATTGCCACGTCTTCCGGCTTCGGTCATCCTGAGCGGCAAATACCAGCTCATCCCTGAAGACAAAATCGTCGGTGGAGCAGTTGTGGCACCCAACTATCTTCCCTTCCAGGTTTCCCTGCAACGTTTGAGCGGAACTACTGGCCAGTATTCGCAGTCTTGCGGTGGTTCCATCCTCGACGACAGCACCATCCTCAATGCTGCCCACTGTGTCCGAGG AGTTGACCCTGCTTCAATGCTCATTGTTGCCGGCGAGCACAGCTTATCCCAGGAAAGTGGCCTCGAACAGAACCGCTTTGTGATCAATACAACAGTTCACGAAAGATACGATTTCTTAACTTACGAGAACGACATCTCCCTTATCTTC TTGGAGTCCCCTTTAGATCTGAGCGTCCCTTCTGCTCGGCCAATTTTGTTACCTCCGCCCACGGAAGAATTTGACCCTCCGTCTGGACTCTTGCTCACCGTTTCAGGATGGGGTACCACTAGC CTTGGCGGAGTCATTTCCGACCAACTGCGCAGTGTCGATGTACCAGTTGTAGACGATGCCACTTGCAATTATGCCTATGGCGGCTCTACCCAAAATCCAGACGTCTTTCCTTCCATGATCTGCGCTGGCGACATGTCGCCGG GCGGGATTGATTCTTGTCAAGGTGATTCTGGCGGACCTCTCTTCCTACTCCCTCTGGATGGCAATGTTACTGAAGCACGACAGATTGGTGTCGTCTCGTGGGGAAGAGGCTGCGCTATCTCTGCCTTTCCTG GTGTGTACACTCAGGTGTCCTACTTTTTGGACTGGATAGCCGACAACAGAGTTTGA
- the LOC124329513 gene encoding trypsin-1-like isoform X5, with amino-acid sequence MKIVILAALFACAMAMPKRMVLPRLPASVILSGKYQLIPEDKIVGGTVVAPNSLPFQVSLQRRSGTGSYSQSCGGSILDANVIIDAAHCVRNANVDVLRVVAGEHSLSQDSGLEQNRNVVSYTIHENYDAQTFENDIALIFMDAPLDLSVASAQPVTLPPPTSELDPPAGTIVTVSGWGTTSAGGSISDLLRSVDVPVVSDADCDAAYGGTTQRPAVVPSMICAGDISNGGIDSCQGDSGGPLFTGSGSTAVQHGIVSWGQGCALAGYPGVYTQVSYFLDWIATNRV; translated from the exons CTATGCCAAAGCGCATGGTGCTGCCTCGCCTTCCGGCTTCGGTCATCCTGAGCGGCAAGTACCAGCTCATCCCCGAAGACAAAATCGTTGGAGGAACAGTTGTGGCACCCAACTCACTCCCTTTTCAGGTTTCTCTGCAACGTCGCAGTGGCACCGGCTCCTATTCCCAGTCGTGCGGTGGCTCCATCCTCGATGCCAACGTCATCATTGACGCTGCCCATTGCGTTAGAAA tGCGAATGTTGACGTTTTGCGCGTCGTTGCTGGTGAACACAGTTTGTCCCAAGACAGTGGCCTGGAACAGAACAGAAACGTCGTTAGCTACACCATCCATGAGAATTATGATGC CCAAACATTTGAGAACGACATAGCCCTGATTTTT ATGGACGCTCCTTTGGACCTGAGTGTTGCCTCTGCCCAGCCTGTCACCCTGCCGCCTCCCACTTCCGAATTAGACCCTCCCGCAGGAACCATTGTCACCGTTTCCGGATGGGGAACCACTAGC GCCGGCGGCAGCATATCTGACCTGCTCCGTAGTGTCGACGTTCCAGTCGTGTCCGACGCTGATTGTGATGCTGCTTATGGTGGCACCACCCAAAGGCCGGCAGTTGTCCCTTCAATGATCTGTGCTGGTGACATTTCCAACG GTGGAATCGACTCCTGCCAAGGTGACTCTGGTGGCCCGCTCTTCACTGGCTCTGGCTCAACTGCCGTCCAACACGGAATTGTTTCCTGGGGCCAGGGCTGCGCTCTAGCTGGTTACCCTG GTGTCTACACCCAGGTTTCTTATTTCTTGGACTGGATCGCAACCAACAGAGTTTAA
- the LOC124329513 gene encoding trypsin eta-like isoform X1 codes for MKIVILAALFACAMAMPKRMVLPRLPASVIMKGKYQLIPENKIVGGAVVEPNSLPFQVSLQRRSGVGSYSQSCGGSILDENVIIDAAHCVRGVTDLTIFRVVAGEHSLRTDSGLEQNRAVTRFVMHEDYKPLTFENDIALLFLDAPLDLSVAEAKAVLLPPPTSELDPPAGTIVTVSGWGTTSSGGVISDQLRSVDVPVVDDDTCNRAYGGTAASPEVYPSMLCAGDISNGGIDSCQGDSGGPLFTGTGASAVQHGIVSWGQGCALANYPGVYTQVSFFLDWIATNRV; via the exons CGCATGGTTTTGCCCCGCCTTCCGGCTTCGGTCATCATGAAGGGCAAATACCAGCTCATCCCCGAGAACAAAATCGTTGGAGGAGCTGTTGTGGAGCCTAACTCACTCCCCTTCCAGGTTTCTCTGCAACGTCGCAGTGGCGTTGGCTCCTATTCCCAGTCGTGCGGTGGTTCCATCCTCGATGAAAACGTTATCATCGATGCTGCCCATTGCGTCCGCGG AGTCACTGATTTGACCATTTTCCGTGTCGTCGCCGGTGAGCACAGCCTGAGGACCGACAGCGGTCTCGAACAGAACCGTGCTGTTACTCGCTTCGTCATGCACGAGGACTACAA GCCATTGACTTTTGAGAATGACATCGCTCTGCTCTTC TTGGATGCTCCATTGGACTTGAGCGTAGCCGAGGCCAAGGCCGTCCTTCTGCCACCCCCCACTTCCGAATTGGACCCTCCCGCAGGAACCATCGTCACCGTTTCCGGATGGGGAACCACCAGC TCTGGTGGTGTCATCTCCGACCAACTGCGCAGCGTCGATGTCCCAG tcGTCGATGATGATACTTGCAACCGCGCCTATGGTGGTACCGCTGCCAGCCCCGAGGTTTACCCATCCATGTTGTGCGCCGGAGATATCTCCAACG GTGGAATCGACTCTTGCCAAGGAGATTCTGGTGGTCCCCTCTTCACCGGCACTGGTGCCAGCGCCGTCCAACACGGAATCGTCTCCTGGGGTCAGGGATGCGCTCTTGCTAACTACCCTG GTGTCTACACTCAGGTGTCTTTCTTCTTGGACTGGATCGCTACTAACCGAGTTTAA
- the LOC124329513 gene encoding trypsin-1-like isoform X3, whose protein sequence is MKIVILAALFACAMAMPKRMVLPRLPASVILSGKYQLIPEDKIVGGTVVAPNSLPFQVSLQRRSGTGSYSQSCGGSILDANVIIDAAHCVRNANVDVLRVVAGEHSLSQDSGLEQNRNVVSYTIHENYDAQTFENDIALIFMDAPLDLSVPEAKPVLLPPPTSELDPPAGTIVTVSGWGTTSSGGSISDLLRSVDVPVVSDADCDAAYGGTAQRPAVLPSMLCAGDISDGGIDSCQGDSGGPLFTGSGSTAVQHGIVSWGQGCALAGYPGVYTQVSFFLDWISANRV, encoded by the exons CTATGCCAAAGCGCATGGTGCTGCCTCGCCTTCCGGCTTCGGTCATCCTGAGCGGCAAGTACCAGCTCATCCCCGAAGACAAAATCGTTGGAGGAACAGTTGTGGCACCCAACTCACTCCCTTTTCAGGTTTCTCTGCAACGTCGCAGTGGCACCGGCTCCTATTCCCAGTCGTGCGGTGGCTCCATCCTCGATGCCAACGTCATCATTGACGCTGCCCATTGCGTTAGAAA tGCGAATGTTGACGTTTTGCGCGTCGTTGCTGGTGAACACAGTTTGTCCCAAGACAGTGGCCTGGAACAGAACAGAAACGTCGTTAGCTACACCATCCATGAGAATTATGATGC CCAAACATTTGAGAACGACATAGCCCTGATTTTT ATGGACGCTCCATTGGACTTGAGCGTACCCGAGGCCAAGCCCGTCCTTCTGCCGCCTCCCACTTCCGAATTGGACCCTCCCGCAGGAACCATCGTCACCGTTTCCGGATGGGGAACCACTAGC TCCGGCGGCAGCATTTCTGACCTGCTCCGTAGTGTAGACGTTCCAGTCGTGTCCGACGCTGATTGTGATGCTGCTTATGGTGGCACCGCCCAAAGGCCAGCAGTTTTGCCTTCGATGCTCTGTGCTGGTGACATTTCTGACG GTGGAATCGACTCTTGCCAAGGAGATTCTGGCGGCCCGCTCTTCACCGGCTCTGGCTCAACTGCCGTCCAACACGGAATCGTGTCTTGGGGCCAGGGATGCGCTCTTGCTGGCTACCCTG GTGTCTACACTCAGGTGTCTTTCTTCTTGGACTGGATTTCCGCAAACAGAGTTTAA
- the LOC124329517 gene encoding trypsin-1-like yields the protein MVLPRLPAKVILNGKYQLIPEDKIVGGSEVAPNSLPFQIWLQRRSFGGFSQSCGGSILNENTILDAAHCVDGVTDLTVFRVVAGEHSLSVVSGLEQNRDVSGYLMHPDYDTSTSSNDIALIYLASPLDLSVPSAKAVNMPPPTSEFDPPAGTITTVSGWGTTYSSGGSISNVLLSVDVPIVSDSDCNAAYAGVFDPNPIFPSMLCAGGPPGGVDSCQGDSGGPLFTGTGADAVQHGVVSWGRGCALADYPGVYTQVSYFLDWIAANK from the exons ATGGTGCTTCCCCGTCTGCCCGCTAAGGTCATCCTGAACGGCAAATACCAGCTCATCCCCGAGGATAAAATCGTCGGAGGTAGCGAAGTCGCTCCCAACTCTTTGCCTTTCCAGATTTGGCTGCAACGCCGCAGCTTCGGTGGCTTCTCGCAATCATGCGGTGGCTCCATTCTCAACGAAAACACCATCCTCGACGCTGCCCATTGCGTTGACGG AGTCACTGATCTGACCGTTTTCCGGGTAGTTGCCGGCGAACACAGCTTGTCCGTCGTCAGTGGTTTGGAACAGAATCGTGACGTTAGTGGATACTTGATGCACCCCGACTACGATACAAG CACCTCGTCCAACGACATCGCCCTTATCTAC TTGGCTTCACCTTTGGACTTGAGCGTTCCATCGGCAAAGGCTGTCAACATGCCACCACCGACCTCAGAATTCGACCCACCCGCTGGCACCATTACCACTGTTTCCGGATGGGGAACTACTTATTCC TCTGGAGGCAGCATTTCCAACGTGCTCTTGAGCGTTGATGTCCCCATCGTTTCCGATTCCGACTGCAATGCCGCATATGCCGGAGTTTTTGACCCTAACCCAATCTTCCCCTCCATGTTGTGCGCTGGTGGTCCTCCAG GTGGTGTCGATTCTTGCCAAGGTGACTCTGGTGGCCCACTTTTCACTGGTACTGGAGCTGATGCTGTCCAGCACGGAGTTGTTTCATGGGGACGCGGCTGCGCTTTGGCTGATTACCCCGGTGTCTACACCCAGGTGTCATACTTCCTTGACTGGATCGCTGCCAACAAGTAG
- the LOC124329513 gene encoding trypsin-1-like isoform X4, translating to MKIIVLAALFACALAMPKRMVLPRLPASVILSGKYQLIPEDKIVGGTVVAPNSLPFQVSLQRRSGTGSYSQSCGGSILDANVIIDAAHCVRNANVDVLRVVAGEHSLSQDSGLEQNRNVVSYTIHENYDAQTFENDIALIFMDAPLDLSVPEAKPVLLPPPTSELDPPAGTIVTVSGWGTTSSGGSISDLLRSVDVPVVSDADCDAAYGGTAQRPAVLPSMLCAGDISDGGIDSCQGDSGGPLFTGSGSTAVQHGIVSWGQGCALAGYPGVYTQVSFFLDWISANRV from the exons ATGAAGATCATCGTTCTTGCGGCTCTCTTCGCCTGCGCTCTGG CTATGCCAAAGCGCATGGTGCTGCCTCGCCTTCCGGCTTCGGTCATCCTGAGCGGCAAGTACCAGCTCATCCCCGAAGACAAAATCGTTGGAGGAACAGTTGTGGCACCCAACTCACTCCCTTTTCAGGTTTCTCTGCAACGTCGCAGTGGCACCGGCTCCTATTCCCAGTCGTGCGGTGGCTCCATCCTCGATGCCAACGTCATCATTGACGCTGCCCATTGCGTTAGAAA tGCGAATGTTGACGTTTTGCGCGTCGTTGCTGGTGAACACAGTTTGTCCCAAGACAGTGGCCTGGAACAGAACAGAAACGTCGTTAGCTACACCATCCATGAGAATTATGATGC CCAAACATTTGAGAACGACATAGCCCTGATTTTT ATGGACGCTCCATTGGACTTGAGCGTACCCGAGGCCAAGCCCGTCCTTCTGCCGCCTCCCACTTCCGAATTGGACCCTCCCGCAGGAACCATCGTCACCGTTTCCGGATGGGGAACCACTAGC TCCGGCGGCAGCATTTCTGACCTGCTCCGTAGTGTAGACGTTCCAGTCGTGTCCGACGCTGATTGTGATGCTGCTTATGGTGGCACCGCCCAAAGGCCAGCAGTTTTGCCTTCGATGCTCTGTGCTGGTGACATTTCTGACG GTGGAATCGACTCTTGCCAAGGAGATTCTGGCGGCCCGCTCTTCACCGGCTCTGGCTCAACTGCCGTCCAACACGGAATCGTGTCTTGGGGCCAGGGATGCGCTCTTGCTGGCTACCCTG GTGTCTACACTCAGGTGTCTTTCTTCTTGGACTGGATTTCCGCAAACAGAGTTTAA